The Rhizobium sp. WSM4643 genome contains the following window.
TGGCGGTTGATTGCTCAGCAGGCGGTCTTGCCGCAGCTGCGCATGTTCTTGACCTTGGCTTCGAGATCGTCGAGCCCGACGGCACCCGGCACCAGTTCGTTGCCGATCACATAAGAGGGCGTGCCGCTGATGCCGAGACTGGAGGCGAGCTGGTAGGTCGCCTGGACGATACCGTCATTCGGGCTCTTTGCCATCTCCGCGCGGATCTTGTCCTCGCTGACGCCGAGCGAAGCGGCGACCGCTATCGCTGTTTCGTCAGAGGCGCGGCCTTCGGTGCCGAGAAGGGTGACGTGGAAATCGGCATATTTCTCGGGTGCCAGCTTGCGGAAAGCGTCAGCCACCTTGTGGGCGGCAACCGAATCCGGCCCGAGGATCGGGAATTCCTTGAGGACGAAACGGACGTTCTTGTCCTTCTTAAGCATCGCCTGCATGTCGGGCAGCGCATGCCGGCAGTAGCTGCAATTATAATCGAAGAACTCGACGACCGTCACATCGCCCTTGGGATTGCCGAGCGTAACGTCGTTCTTCGATTCGAAGATGTCGGTGGTGTTCTCTTCGATCGCCATATTGGCCTTCACCAACCGCTGGGCTTCCTGCTTCTTCTGCAGCGCGTCCTGGACTTCCAGCATGATCTCGGGATTCTCGATCAGGTATTGCTTGATGAATTCACCGAACTCCTTCTTCTGCTGGTCGTCGAGCGCTGCCGCCGGAAGCGGAAGGGCGATCGATGCGGCAAGCACCAGAGCGGTGAAGGTCTTCGGGAAGAATGCCATGATATCCTCGTCATCGGCGGTATGGTCGTCTCTTTGTCGAGAAGACGCTCGCCGGGTTAATGGACTTGAAT
Protein-coding sequences here:
- a CDS encoding DsbA family protein, with translation MAFFPKTFTALVLAASIALPLPAAALDDQQKKEFGEFIKQYLIENPEIMLEVQDALQKKQEAQRLVKANMAIEENTTDIFESKNDVTLGNPKGDVTVVEFFDYNCSYCRHALPDMQAMLKKDKNVRFVLKEFPILGPDSVAAHKVADAFRKLAPEKYADFHVTLLGTEGRASDETAIAVAASLGVSEDKIRAEMAKSPNDGIVQATYQLASSLGISGTPSYVIGNELVPGAVGLDDLEAKVKNMRSCGKTAC